The Desmodus rotundus isolate HL8 chromosome 13, HLdesRot8A.1, whole genome shotgun sequence genome has a window encoding:
- the ATP4B gene encoding potassium-transporting ATPase subunit beta: MATLQEKKSCSQRMEEFQRYCWNPDTGQLLGRTLSRWVWISLYYVAFYVVVTGLFALCLYSLMYTLDPYTPDYQDQLKSPGVTLRPDVYGEKGLDISYNVSDNRTWTDLVRTLHDFLAGYSPAAQQDNINCTSEKVFTQESFRAPNHTKFSCKFTTDMLHNCSGLADPSFGFEEGKPCFIIKMNRIVRFLPSNKTAPRVDCAFLDQHQRQRHTDVPPLQVEYYPPNGTFSLHYFPYYGKKAQPHYSNPLVAAKLLNIPRNTEVDIVCKILAEHVTFDNPNDPFEGKVEFKLKIQK; the protein is encoded by the exons ATGGCAACGCTGCAGGAGAAAAAGTCGTGCAGCCAGCGGATGGAGGAATTCCAGCGCTACTGCTGGAACCCGGACACAGGGCAGTTGTTGGGCCGGACCCTGTCCCGGTGGG TGTGGATCAGCCTCTACTACGTGGCCTTCTACGTGGTGGTGACCGGACTCTTCGCCCTGTGCCTCTACTCCCTGATGTACACGCTCGACCCGTACACGCCTGACTACCAAGACCAGCTAAAGTCGCCAG GGGTGACCTTGAGGCCAGATGTCTATGGGGAGAAAGGTCTGGACATTTCCTACAATGTCTCCGATAACAGGACCTGGACGGACCTAGTGCGCACCCTCCACGACTTCCTGGCAG GCTACTCGCCAGCGGCCCAGCAGGACAACATAAACTGCACCTCGGAGAAGGTGTTCACCCAGGAGAGCTTCCGCGCCCCCAACCACACCAAGTTCTCCTGCAAGTTCACGACAGACATGCTGCACAACTGCTCAGGCCTGGCGGATCCCAGCTTCGGCTTCGAGGAAGGAAAGCcgtgttttattattaaaatgaacagG ATCGTCAGGTTTCTCCCCAGCAACAAAACGGCCCCCAGGGTGGACTGCGCCTTCCTG gACCAGCACCAGCGCCAGCGCCACACAGATGTCCCACCTCTGCAGGTGGAGTACTACCCGCCCAACGGCACCTTCAGTCTGCACTACTTCCCTTACTATGGGAAGAAGGCACAG CCCCACTACAGCAACCCTTTGGTGGCTGCAAAGCTTCTCAACATCCCCAGGAACACAGAAGTGGACATAGTGTGCAAGATCCTGGCAGAACACGTGACCTTTGACAACCCCAACGACCCCTTTGAAGGGAAGGTGGAATTCAAGCTTAAAATTCAGAAGTAA